In Colletes latitarsis isolate SP2378_abdomen chromosome 12, iyColLati1, whole genome shotgun sequence, the sequence TTTCCGAttatatcgttttaatttcttagtTCTAGCGTTAATCACTGAAAGACATCGACGAGACCATAATGGCGCGAGATTTAGAGCGCACCTAGATCCATCAAAAGAGGCGCCAAGCCTCGAGGAATAAAGATTCGGATGTCAAATGGCTGACCACACCCTTCATTGATATTCCAAATGATCTATCACAAACCGGTTCGTGTATCTTAGATCTCAATAAACAGAATACAATACATTTAATTACATTAATATATTTAGAAAATCCagacaaattttaaaaagcaaTGCTTTGAAAAAGAAACTCGTATAATCCTCGGAATGATTGTTTATTTAAATAACGCCTCACGCTCGATCTATAAATTCACGAAACTCGACGAGAGCACGATTTATGGTAATAATTTCCTGCTGAATGGCGCGTCAGAATTTTCACGATGCTAAATTGGACCGGGATTTGTGTCGAATCATCTCGAGATCTGGTTCCTGAGAATCTATAACGCGATATTCGATGTTGATCGTTCCGAATTCGAATCGCCGAAGCTGGTAGAGGTAAACGTCTCGCCATGTATCGTGTAAGAAAAAAGAATCACGGAGCAGGTATCCCGTTGATCGTGCAGGATGATCGGATGTAAGCGACAGAGAAGCTAAGCGTGggagaaaaggaaaaaaaaaaataacgatcgcGTATGATATTTGGCGAGGTGGGGGATTTACTGTCCAAGAGGAATATATAAATCGCGAGTAGGGCTGAAATTCAGGTTAGTGCAGATAGTTTTCTGAGCCTACCGCGAAGCTGCGATCGCACACCATGCAGGTAAGCACAACGCAAGCAATTTCGAATGAAACTATTATTTCAAACGAGTTTCGAAAATTAATATACGTTCGTGAAGAAAAATATCGGTCCAAATACGTCGCAGTTCCTTCAGAAATACGCACTGtggtttttataaataattctcGGGACACGAacaactgtttccgtgttgcttGCGATTCACGATCGTTCGTATGCGGATCACAGAGACGCCGCGAACGTATCAAAACTGTGATTCCCTATTCCACGCAGGGAACGGTAAATTTCTAACAACCGCATTGTTTCTCGTGTCATCTCGAGTAAAACAGTGTACTCGGATTCGAAGAAAGCGTTTTAGATTCTCAGGGAAGATtcctttttattaaaataactaACGGACCACGCTCGTTTGTATTGCGATCACGAATATCAGAATCATGTATCGTCGATCCTGTTATTAGGACGCTATATTGTGGCTCTTGAAATCTTCGGAGCTGCAATTCGATTGTTCGATCAAATTCTTTGCGTGGGTGGGAGCTGGCATCCTGCATGGATCGCTGTAAAATTTCGAACGAGGTTAATGAAAGATATTTTAAAATGGAAGTTGGAAAAATATAGTATAATAACTGATACGTAGATGTATGATACCACTCATCATATATAATATTGATAAGTCAGAATTAAACTTTGATTTATTGCTCATAACCAGTACCTGtttgttattttatatttttttctcgaaagtgcgtaggattccacgggtatgtctactcaccaaaaatgattataattgacccctgcaaccaaaaataatttttttagaacgatttggaattttacaattttgtcgaaaaatttatccaccttcacgaatttttttctcgaaagtgggtaggatttcgggggtatgtctattcaccaaaaatgattgtaattaacccccttagctaaaaataatttttttagaacgctttaaaattttttattttcctcgaaaaatttagaaaatttcattttcgatttttaataaatccaaCCATGGGTACTGtagttttatttattaataaaaaataaacttaCTACACTTCCAGATAATAGGAATTCTACTGTATATGTATAATTGATCATACATAATCCTAATAAATCAGAATTAAACTTTGATTTATCCTAACCAGTACCTGTTTCTTTTTCTTATTGATTATACTATTGAAGGTTTGTACGCTGCTTGCAATCGCTGTGATCCTGGTCGCGTCGACGGAGTCGAAGCCAGCGTGGCACGATTTGTACCTCAGCAATTACCAATACCCCTCGACAGCCATAAACGTGCATCCTCAGCTTCTCCACTACCAGGACACCTACTCTCCATATTACGTCTACAatgtaataaaacaattaatGAAACGTTTCACTTTTTATTTCCTGATCTACATCACCTTTTTACACTCGTTACAGGTGCAGACTCAGGACGTAAACGCGATTCCATCGACTGTCGTCGCCAATAATAAGCCAACAGTCCCACATCTGCCTACCTACAGTTTCTATTATGGCACTCCCGTTTACGATTTTCGAGTTCCATTGGGCCCGGTAATATCGTCCAACTCATTCACAAATAAACCTTCTGCGACAGAATTCTAGTACTTCCCCCTTCCTAAATATTTGTTCCTCTTTTCTAagctaatttaaaaaaaaaaaatgaactaCAGCCGAATCGAAATTAATCAATTCAAAATTGAGAACGTTATTTTACAATCATTGTTACATTGTTGCACAAAACTGCAAGTAGTCCATATCTATAATAGATAAGTTAGTATTGCAGTCAGATTGAACTTTGATCTCCCATTGTATACAATATTGATCCATCAAACGAGCATATAAATCTTCtaattaaaaatgttccctGGCCCCAATCTCAGTCTAAACAACCACCTACTGGCACTTTTAgtaattgtaatttaatttttaataactgttaTTCCTGCAGCTTTATCCGGCGGTGAAACCGTCCCAACCGTGTCCAGATCCCAAATTAACCACAACCACCACGGAAACAACCGAAGTAAAGGACGACGGTGTGGAAAAGTTGGACACGAAAATCGAATCtgaaaagaaaatgaagaaaccGAGCGACACCAAGGACAGCAACGACGATGACAGCATCACCGTCGAGTCGATATAAAAAAACAGTAAAAACTACATTTTAAGTGAATTAATTTGAATTAAATAACGACTGTTTCCCTGTTGCTTACCCCCACCTTCCAAAAAgtgtgaaataaaattaaactcgAGGATATTTACTTGTACGATGGagagattttttatttaataaaatacgaaATATAATCGCGTACTTATTATTCCCCCCGCGTGATTAGATTTCGTTGAATTTCAACTTTTCGTTGTCAT encodes:
- the LOC143348975 gene encoding uncharacterized protein LOC143348975, which gives rise to MQVCTLLAIAVILVASTESKPAWHDLYLSNYQYPSTAINVHPQLLHYQDTYSPYYVYNVQTQDVNAIPSTVVANNKPTVPHLPTYSFYYGTPVYDFRVPLGPLYPAVKPSQPCPDPKLTTTTTETTEVKDDGVEKLDTKIESEKKMKKPSDTKDSNDDDSITVESI